In the Methanococcus maripaludis genome, one interval contains:
- the npdG gene encoding NADPH-dependent F420 reductase: MKIAILGGTGDQGFGLGLRFSKNHEILIGSRKAEKAVEASENALKIISDKGYSANIKGMTNIEASKLADVVIVSLPFEYTISTLKELKEVLKGKIVVSIGVPLATAIGDKPTRVITCPQGSVAELIQEILPESKVVSGFQNICSKCLEDLDCEVNCDVLIAGNDNDAKKVIVDLASEIPGVRGIDAGKLEISKFIEQITPLLIQLNIKYKLKGAGIHITGLNI; the protein is encoded by the coding sequence ATGAAGATTGCGATACTTGGTGGAACAGGAGATCAGGGATTTGGACTTGGACTTAGATTTTCAAAAAATCATGAAATATTAATCGGATCGAGAAAAGCAGAAAAAGCCGTTGAAGCTTCCGAGAATGCTTTGAAAATAATTTCAGATAAAGGATATTCTGCAAATATTAAAGGAATGACCAATATTGAAGCTTCAAAATTGGCTGATGTAGTTATTGTATCTTTACCTTTTGAATACACAATTTCCACATTAAAAGAATTAAAAGAAGTATTGAAAGGAAAAATAGTTGTATCAATCGGGGTTCCACTTGCAACTGCAATTGGGGACAAACCAACAAGAGTTATTACATGCCCCCAAGGTTCAGTTGCAGAATTAATTCAAGAAATACTTCCAGAATCAAAAGTTGTCAGCGGATTTCAAAATATCTGCTCAAAATGTTTAGAAGATTTGGACTGCGAAGTGAATTGCGATGTTTTGATTGCAGGAAATGACAATGATGCTAAAAAAGTGATTGTTGACCTTGCAAGCGAAATTCCCGGAGTTAGGGGAATTGATGCGGGAAAATTAGAAATTTCAAAATTTATAGAACAAATTACCCCGCTATTGATACAGTTAAATATAAAATACAAATTAAAAGGTGCAGGAATCCACATTACTGGATTAAACATTTAA
- a CDS encoding signal recognition particle protein Srp54, whose product MLDKLGQNLSEALNKIKNATFVDKKLVKEVIKDIQKALIQSDVNVKLVFNMSKEIERKAIEEAPPKGLSKKEHIVKIVYDELVNLLGETTQKLELDPSKKSVILLIGIQGSGKTTSAAKLARYIQKKGLRPGLIAADVYRPAAYQQLKQLSEKINVPLFGDETRTKTPVEITKEGMEKLKKVDVIIIDTAGRHKEEEGLLAEMREMKDLTNPTEIILVIDGTLGQQAKNQAKAFKESVSEIGSILVTKLDGSAKGGGALSAVAEINAPIKFIGTGEGVDNLEQFDPKKFISRILGMGDLDSLLEKTEDIMDESTEESIDSILKGKFTLIELYAQLETISKMGPMKQILSMIPGMGGNLPKEAAQLTEDKLKRYKIMMDSMTMEEKENPELIKASRLQRIAKGAGVKQEEIKDLLKYYSTTKNAFGNLKRGKMPKMGGQMGQIMRQLMYKD is encoded by the coding sequence ATGCTTGATAAATTAGGCCAGAACCTCTCTGAAGCACTAAACAAAATTAAGAACGCTACTTTTGTCGATAAAAAACTCGTAAAAGAAGTAATTAAAGATATTCAAAAGGCTTTAATCCAGTCCGATGTTAACGTGAAATTAGTATTTAACATGAGTAAAGAAATTGAGAGAAAAGCTATCGAAGAAGCACCTCCAAAAGGACTCTCAAAAAAAGAACACATTGTAAAAATTGTTTACGATGAACTTGTTAACTTACTTGGAGAAACTACTCAAAAATTAGAACTCGACCCTTCAAAAAAATCTGTAATTTTACTTATTGGTATTCAAGGAAGCGGTAAAACAACGAGTGCTGCAAAACTTGCAAGATATATCCAGAAAAAAGGTTTAAGGCCAGGATTAATTGCAGCGGACGTTTACAGGCCTGCAGCATACCAGCAGTTAAAACAGCTATCTGAAAAAATAAATGTTCCACTATTTGGTGACGAAACAAGAACAAAAACTCCGGTAGAGATTACTAAAGAGGGAATGGAAAAACTGAAAAAAGTAGATGTTATAATCATCGATACAGCAGGTAGGCACAAGGAAGAAGAAGGTCTTTTAGCTGAAATGAGGGAAATGAAAGATTTAACCAATCCAACTGAAATAATCTTGGTGATTGACGGAACTTTGGGTCAGCAGGCTAAAAATCAAGCAAAAGCATTCAAAGAATCAGTTTCAGAAATTGGAAGTATTCTTGTTACAAAATTAGATGGTTCTGCAAAAGGTGGTGGTGCATTGAGTGCTGTTGCAGAGATCAATGCCCCAATTAAATTTATCGGAACTGGTGAAGGAGTCGACAATTTAGAACAGTTCGACCCTAAAAAATTTATCTCCAGAATTCTTGGAATGGGGGACTTAGATTCCCTTTTAGAAAAAACTGAAGATATAATGGACGAATCAACGGAAGAAAGTATTGATTCTATCTTAAAAGGTAAATTTACATTAATCGAGCTTTACGCACAGCTTGAAACGATATCAAAAATGGGCCCAATGAAACAGATTTTAAGCATGATTCCTGGAATGGGCGGAAACCTTCCAAAAGAAGCTGCACAGTTAACTGAGGACAAGCTGAAAAGATACAAAATTATGATGGACTCAATGACAATGGAAGAAAAAGAGAATCCTGAACTCATAAAAGCTTCAAGGCTCCAGAGAATTGCAAAAGGTGCAGGGGTAAAACAGGAAGAAATAAAGGATCTTTTAAAATACTATTCAACTACAAAAAATGCGTTTGGAAATTTGAAGCGCGGAAAAATGCCAAAAATGGGTGGACAGATGGGCCAGATCATGAGGCAGTTAATGTATAAAGATTAA
- a CDS encoding UbiX family flavin prenyltransferase, producing MDEIIVCITGASGVIYSKRLLEVLNEENIKTLLIISNSAKKIIKHELKMEIEEFKNLSDNYYENDNFFSPVASGSHKFKAAVVVPCSMKSLSSIATGYSDNLIGRVCDIALKERRDLIIVPREMPFSTIHLENMTKLSHLGVSIIPPAPGFYNDPKTIDDLVNFVVGRILDNLKIENKIFKRWGE from the coding sequence ATGGATGAGATAATAGTTTGTATTACTGGAGCTAGTGGTGTAATTTATTCAAAACGGCTTTTAGAAGTTTTAAACGAAGAAAATATTAAAACATTGCTAATAATCTCAAATTCCGCTAAAAAAATAATTAAACACGAACTTAAAATGGAAATTGAGGAATTTAAAAACCTTTCTGATAACTACTACGAAAACGACAACTTTTTTTCACCCGTAGCATCAGGTTCACATAAATTTAAAGCAGCAGTCGTGGTTCCATGTTCAATGAAGTCGTTGTCATCAATAGCAACAGGGTACAGCGATAATTTAATTGGAAGAGTCTGTGATATCGCACTAAAAGAGCGAAGAGATTTAATAATCGTTCCAAGGGAAATGCCATTTAGTACAATTCATCTTGAAAATATGACGAAACTATCTCATTTAGGAGTTTCAATAATTCCACCGGCTCCGGGATTTTACAACGATCCAAAAACAATAGATGATCTCGTGAACTTTGTTGTTGGAAGAATTTTGGACAATTTAAAAATAGAAAATAAAATATTTAAGCGATGGGGAGAATAA
- the mmp10 gene encoding methyl coenzyme M reductase-arginine methyltransferase Mmp10 (Mmp10 (methanogenesis marker protein 10) is a cobalamin-requiring radical SAM methyltransferase that creates the methylarginine modification to methyl coenzyme M reductase.): MNQKLGFNNFDVGFGFENNENNNSNTKSQLLIDLKGEPGKNCGGFCKFCYFRKVNFNNPEPLGCRQCTFQVGCDYCTNSIREINGNFIPIPFAIEQVQNALIFNIYEKVNITSGGDTSYYPYLEDLCKIINEMGLRIHLGYTSGKGLKGIDSAKYLVKSGVDEVTFSVFSTDPNLRKEWMNDKNPEQSLECLKYFCESCETHCAIIVVPGVNDGEVLKNTISDLVSWGANAVILMRFANKVENGLIFENEPLVEDIPVHTVEEFGTLVKEMYELFGNSVRISGTPVYDPITNTPFAIYYEDEVLNELRSKIKAEATIITGNVSYIYLSKIFEGTPIKVISVNKDIADLITKKDLETVDLSEVTDTVLYPENALVHERDAEDIFTKDGMKRIVLRGIDKLTMDGEVSGIFTKEEAIEFEVNAFNELIEKINFFGNPV; the protein is encoded by the coding sequence ATGAACCAAAAGTTAGGATTTAATAATTTTGATGTGGGTTTTGGTTTCGAAAATAACGAAAATAACAATTCGAATACCAAATCACAGTTATTAATTGACCTCAAGGGGGAGCCTGGAAAAAATTGCGGGGGTTTTTGTAAATTCTGCTACTTTAGAAAAGTTAATTTTAATAACCCAGAACCTTTAGGTTGTAGACAGTGCACATTCCAAGTAGGATGCGACTACTGCACAAATTCGATAAGGGAAATCAATGGAAACTTTATTCCAATACCCTTTGCGATTGAACAGGTTCAAAACGCACTAATCTTCAATATATACGAAAAAGTAAATATTACAAGTGGTGGAGATACGAGTTACTACCCATATCTCGAAGATCTATGCAAAATAATCAATGAAATGGGTTTAAGGATACATTTGGGATATACTTCAGGTAAGGGATTAAAGGGCATTGATTCAGCAAAATATCTTGTAAAATCTGGTGTTGATGAAGTTACCTTCTCAGTTTTCTCAACGGATCCAAATCTTAGAAAAGAATGGATGAATGATAAAAATCCAGAACAATCCCTCGAATGTTTGAAGTATTTCTGTGAAAGTTGTGAAACCCACTGTGCGATAATCGTAGTTCCTGGAGTGAATGACGGTGAAGTATTGAAAAATACTATTTCAGACCTCGTTTCATGGGGTGCGAATGCCGTAATACTTATGAGATTTGCGAACAAGGTTGAAAATGGGCTTATCTTTGAAAATGAACCATTAGTTGAAGACATACCTGTTCACACTGTAGAAGAGTTTGGAACACTGGTAAAAGAAATGTATGAATTGTTTGGAAATAGTGTAAGAATTTCAGGAACTCCGGTGTATGATCCGATAACAAACACGCCGTTTGCAATTTACTATGAAGACGAAGTTTTGAATGAATTGCGATCAAAAATCAAAGCAGAAGCAACGATAATTACCGGAAATGTTTCTTATATATATTTAAGTAAAATTTTCGAAGGGACTCCAATAAAAGTCATTTCAGTAAATAAAGACATTGCAGATTTAATCACAAAAAAAGATCTTGAAACAGTTGATCTTTCAGAAGTAACTGATACAGTACTTTATCCTGAAAATGCACTCGTTCATGAAAGAGATGCAGAAGATATTTTTACAAAAGATGGAATGAAAAGAATAGTTTTAAGAGGAATTGATAAACTAACGATGGATGGGGAAGTTTCAGGAATTTTTACAAAAGAAGAAGCAATTGAATTTGAAGTAAATGCTTTCAATGAATTAATTGAAAAGATAAACTTCTTTGGAAATCCTGTTTAA